A DNA window from Jaculus jaculus isolate mJacJac1 chromosome 1, mJacJac1.mat.Y.cur, whole genome shotgun sequence contains the following coding sequences:
- the LOC101617489 gene encoding notch-regulated ankyrin repeat-containing protein — MSQAELSTCSAPQTQRIFQEAVRKGNTQELQSLLQNMTNCEFNVNSFGPEGQTALHQSVIDGNLELVKLLVKFGADIRLANRDGWSALHIAAFGGHQDIVLYLITKAKYAASGR; from the coding sequence ATGAGCCAGGCCGAGTTGTCCACCTGCTCGGCGCCGCAGACTCAGCGCATCTTCCAGGAAGCTGTGCGCAAAGGCAACACGCAGGAGCTGCAGTCGCTGCTGCAGAACATGACTAACTGCGAGTTCAACGTGAACTCTTTTGGGCCCGAGGGCCAGACGGCACTGCACCAGTCAGTCATCGACGGCAACCTGGAGCTCGTGAAGCTACTGGTTAAGTTCGGCGCCGACATCCGCCTAGCCAACCGCGACGGCTGGAGCGCGCTGCACATCGCCGCATTCGGCGGCCACCAGGACATCGTGCTCTATCTCATCACCAAGGCCAAGTACGCGGCCAGTGGCCGGTGA